Within the Nerophis ophidion isolate RoL-2023_Sa linkage group LG01, RoL_Noph_v1.0, whole genome shotgun sequence genome, the region GTAGTACTCCGATCTCTTCTGAATCCACACTGTGATTCAGGCAAGATGTTCTCAGAGATGTGAGTAACTAAACGAGAGAGCATGATCCGAGCAAGGAGTTTCCCAGCAACCGAGAGCAGGGAAATTCCTCTGCTGTTTCCACAGTCGGCTTTATCACCTTTCCTCTTGAAGATGGTTATTATAGTAGCATCCTTCCATTCCTGGGGGATGGCTTCAGAGGACCAGGTGGAGTCAATCAACTGGTGAAGCCGGCGGGTGAGGAGATAGCCACCAAGCTTCAGTACCTCAGCTGGGATACTGTCAGGGCCTgggcttttgttgttttttaggcCCTTGATGGCTTTTTGGACCTCAGCAGAGGTAGGCGGGGAGTCCAGGTGGTCGACAGGGGAGTGGTTGGGAAATTGGTGAAAATATCCTGGTCAGAGGGATTTTCGGAGTTAAGGAGAGTGTTGAAATGTTCAGACCATCTATTTAGGATCTGGGGTGTGTCCTTATAGAGGGTGACTCCGTCTGCCGATCTGACTGGGGTTATGTTTTTTCTCTGTGGACCATATATGGATTTGACGGCATCATAAAATCCATGAGAATTGTTGGTGTCAGCATAGAGTTGGATCTCGCTGGCTTTCTTGATCCACCAGTCATTCTCCATGGCTCTGAGGGTACGCTGGACTTCGGCTCTTATGAAAGAGAGTCAAGCTTTTAGTGTGATGGATTGTGGGTTGGCCAGGTAAGCAGCACGGGCTTTGTGTTTTGCCTGGAGAAGTTTATGGATATCCGGTGCACTGTTGTCAAACCAGTCCTGATGTTTACGCCTGGTGTACACAAGGGATTCCTCTGCTGCCTGATGGATGGCAGTCCTTAGGGAGTTCCAGCAGGTGTTGATGTCAGGGTCCAGGTGGGTATCAGGGATTGCAGACAAATTTTCTGCAAGCTGTGCTCTGAGCTGGTCTACAAAGTGCTTGGATTTGAGTGCTTCACAGTTGAGTCTCTTGTTTGGTGGTGTTTTCTTCAGTTGGGGGCGGACTTCCATCTGAAATTTGGCTCTGATCATTCGATGGTCGGTCCAGCACTCCACTCCACGCATCGCTCTGGAGATTAAGACCTCCTTCCTGTCTCTACGACGGGTGATAATATAGTCGAGGAGGTGCCAATGTTTCGAGCGAGGATGTTGCCAGGAGGTCTTGAATTTATCTTTGAGCTGGAACATGGTGTTGTTGATGATCAACTGATGTTCAGAGCAGAGTGTAAGGAGGCGAAGCCCATAATCATTGAGCCTACCAACCCCGTGCTGACCAAGTGTTCCGGTCCAGAGCCCACTGTCAGAGCCTACCCTCGCGTTAAAATCCCCGAGGAGTATGAGCTTGTCGGTGGGAGGCGTTCCCTCTATGGCGGAGTTTAGTGAAGCATAGAATGTATCCTTGCTCTCGAGGTCTGCATCCAGGGTTGGGGCGTAAGCGCTGATAAGGGTGACATGGCGATTTTTGGTGAGTGGTACACGCCACGTCATGAGCCTTTCGCTTATACCCACTGGAGACTCTGGGATCTTGTAAAGCAGGCTTGTCCTGGCGGCGAACCCCACTCCATGTAGACGACGGGAGCCTGCTGGATGACCCTTCCAGAAGAAGGTGTAGCCTTCTCCCGCCTCCGTGATTGAGTCTTCCCTATGTAAGCGGGTTTCGCTCAGGGCGGCTATGTCAATGCCGTATCGGTTTAGTTCATGTGCAACGAGTGCTGTTCTTCGCTGCGGGCGGCTGGAGAGATCACGCACATCCAAAAGTGTGCGGACGTTCCATGACGCTATTGTGAAGGgaattttgtttttcttgtaagttTGTTTTCGACCGCATAAAGGGATGGCCCGGCAGCTGCGGTAGGCTGCCCGAGCGATGAGGAACAGACCATTTTTAGGCCACCTTTTCTAGGCCCTTCCCATTTCAGGGTGAGCAGAGCGGGGCTGCTCAGTCACGTGCGAAGCTGCCGGAGAGGCATGCTGTTCCATCCCATGCCATAGCGACCTTCACTTGCACGCCGCCTACGTGCAGGGTTGGGCTAGGTACTGCCAGTCACATCCTTGACCTGTACCAGCCGCCCTTCCCCATCGCCACAGGACTTGAGGGCGGGAAGTTGGGGGGATTGGGGAGTTGGGGGGGTAGTGCTGAGGAGGAGCAAAAACACCTGCGCAGTGAATTGATTTAAGTGGTGGTAGAAGTGCGCAGTCTCTACCCACACTGTGTTGTCTTGGCCCCATGTGGCGACCTCCAATGGCATGAAAAGCTCATGACGACCTTCTGCCGCATGGGGTTGCGGACGACTGCCAGAGCACCGGTCTGTTGGTGACTGGCTAATGCGGGTCCTCGCCACAGATTTTTCGTTAGGGGTTTTCTCCCGTAGCCTATAACCAAGTGGTTAGCCAGTAGGCACTGGTCAGTCGGATGGTGGTAGCCTGGATGAGGACTAAGCTATCCACcccggacagacaacattcacactcacattcacacactaaggccaatttagtgttgccaatcaacctatccccaggtgcatgtctttggagatgggaggaagccggagtacccggagggaacccacgcattcacggggagaacatgcaaactccacacagaaagatcctcagcctggaattgaacccaggactgcaggaccttcgtattgtgaggcagacgcactaacccctctgccaccgtgaagccattttttttttaccagacacATCTCATAATTTACAACTAAAATGCTGTCattgataaatataatacacattaatacACATTAAGaagatctgtcaaacatagtgcccaccttagtgaccgtgtgagcaacaTTGATtgttccaaagccactttttaacttcaattgtaaatgaagagtaatctgttaaaacttttcaagtttgttgtgaggtcgttccattcctttttggctttatatgaaaatgcTGAGTatgcaaaatatattttacatctgggtacgctacactgccccttggtggaggcttgtgtgtttatcgttgtcacagcagatgtaaactggacaaagtgcttaagtggcgttTAATCTGATTTTCTAGCTCATCTCTGTGGAGTTGTCTGCTAACCCCTGACTCTAGGATTATAAATTAGTGCTGTTAAATGATTAAATATTATATTTAGTTTAATCAAAGGTTTGCTGTTTGATCGATTCCAATACATTGCAATTAAATAGCGTTCTTTTTAATGTCTATTATTGTTGTTTCAttttaaaacaactttaacactgttacaaatatgcgccacactttgaacccacaccaaacaagaatgacaaacacatttcgggagaacatctgcactgtaacacaacataaacacaacagaacaaataaccagaaccccttgcagcactaactcttccggtacgctacaatatacaccccccccccccccgcccccctccccccccccccaccaccaccacctcaaccccaccaacctctcagggagagcaagtcccatattccaagctgctgtcttgaggcatgttaaaaaaataatgcactttgtgacttcaataataaatattgcagtaccatgttggcatttttttccataacttgagttgatttatttcggaaaaccttgttacattgttaaatgcatccagcggggcatcacaacaaaattaggaaaaataatgtgttgattccaagactgtatatatcggtatcggttgatatcggtatcggtaattaagagttggacgatattggaatatcagcaaaaaagccattaccggacatctctaGACAGAATGTCTTACCTGTGTGTGGCTTCCTCAGGTGACAAGACCTGGGTTCATGGTAGCCACAAAAACTTCCTCTCTCCTGAACCAACAGCGTGTTTCTCGTCCTCCTCTCTGCCTGCTCCGGGTAGGAGTGGCAAGCCTCGCTCAGCGACAACACTCCTGCTTCACTCTCGCAGGTGGTCTCCACACGACATCCTGCCTTCTTGTCCCCCGTAGGATTCTTTCCTGTCGCCGCCGCTGCCGAGGTCTCATTCCGGGCTTGCTCCCGTTCTTCCGCTCTCTCCTTCATCTCGTCCGGCAATTGTTCCTGCGGCGGCACGCAGGGCACGGCGGTCTCCGGTTCCGAGAGGGAGATGGCCGTCTCGTAGTCGGTGTTGTTGCCTGTGCTCGTGTCGGGGAGTAAGGGTTTTTCTTTGCTGGATTCGGCCGGTGTGAAGAAAACCTGAAAAgtgaatagaatatatctttattctCATCATACATTGCACAATAAAATTGTAAgcaaaaactaatttagtgcaaattcataataacacataaaaacatagataaatagatacaaaccccgtttccatatgagttgggaaattgtgttggatgtaaatataaacggaatacatccatccatccatccattttctacctcttattccaaagacatgcacctggggataggttgattggccacactaaattggccctagtgtgtgaatgtgagtgtgaatgttgtccgtctatctgtgttggccctgcgatgaggtggcgacttgtccagggtgtaccctgccttccgcccgattgtagctgagataggcgccagcgccccccgcgaccccgaaagggaataaacggaatacaatgatttgcaaatatttgtcaacccataatcaattgaatacactacaaaaacaacatatttcaaGTCCAAACtcctaaactatttttttttgcaaataataattaacttagaatctcatggctgcaacaggtgccaaagtagttgggaaagggcatgttcaccactgtgttacatcaccttttcttttaacaacactaaataatcgtttgggaactgaggaaactaatagtagaagctttgaaagtggaattctttcccattcttgttttatgtagagcttcagtcgttcaacagtccggggtctctgctgtcgtattttacgcttcataatgcgcaacacattttggatgggagacaggtttggactgcaggcgggccaggaaagtacccgcacactttttttacgaagccacgctgttgtaacacgtgctgagtgtggcttggcattgtcttgctgaaataagcaggggcgtccatgaaaaagacggcggcgcttagatggcagcatatgttgttccaaaatctgtatgtacctttcagcattaatgttccaaataagtgtttgatgagcattcctcaactttatcagtattcattgccacctttcccaacttctttgtcacgtgttgcttgcatcaaattctaaagttaatgattatttgcaaaataaaaaatgtttatcagtttgatcatcaaatatgttgtctttgtagcatattcaactgaatatgggttgaaaaggatttgcaaatcattgtattccgtttatatttacatctaacacaatttcccaactcatatggaaatggggtttgtaaatatacatacaatacataaaaataccaagcacacagctcacatggACAGtcactattgctctcgggtaaaaagtgttcttaaatctgtttgtccggcattttattgtccggAAGTCACAACGAATGTCTAACTAGTGATTGAATAGCTTTATTCTAAAGGGATCTTGTATTTTTAGCAGAATATAAAATCACATCTTCAATAGAACCACAAGGTTGTGAAGACTTGCATAGACTTTTCATAGCAGTTttattcatactttgttgtcatgttgctgttaaaaagtcagatttttgcgaTTTACTTTTTTTCAGGGTCGATAGTGCCATCTTCATCTACCCACCCATTGCTGCTACATTGTGACTCATATGCTTCTCTGTTGCCCCCTGCAGGGAGGCGGGAGTGCTGCATACACGAGTAACCCTAatttgaatggtttcatcaaaACTATCTGGATGATGTTGAGCAGGGCAAATTAAAAGCTTTGGCGGGCAGGATAAGGCCCACGGTCCAACAGTTGATTGGGCCTGGTGTAGGCTATCTATGGTATGTTGTTTAACTAGGAAGTAGCTTTTTCAATAAAACTGACTATGTTATGTTGCACCGTAAaaggtgtttatactgtaagtattgtgcttattaccagctgtttgattgtaacagttgttgttttcattaccaaatttggaggtgttgaaattgccataaaAAATATCTAATCTTTTTATACGAGACTTTTCATGCCTGGTGCACAGGTTTTATGCCGTATTTTATACTTTGCACCCTGGACTCATTAATATTTCTGCTTTATTATTTGTTCTTCAAATCCAAGGGCACCGCACAGCtcggctcttttttttttttttttttacagacagtGTCTATTCCTATTTGTGCGTTTACAAGCGAAACATTTTATTGTACAGACAATTTAGCAGAAGGCGTCAGGGTTCTCCGTCTAAAACGTGCAACATATTAAGCAGCGGTACCTGTGAGGAAGAGACAGTCCCGCTGAAGGTCTGTGGGGCAGGTGGACCCTCAGATGGAGCAGTGGCCGGTCCAGACACAAAGGTGGGTCGGGGGCTCGGAGCTGGCAGGGCTTCAACCTCAGAGCCAGAGTCCTCTGTGATGGGGACGAACTCAGAAGGGGTGATGGCCGTGGTCCGGTCTTCTGATACCATGGGCGACTGGAGGGAGCTCTCCATGGCGATGTCACCCGGCCACGACCCCGGGGTGAGGCCCCCTGCCTTTATGGTTGTGGTGGTGTTGAGGCTCGGGCATTCCAGGTTGTCCTCCGGCAGCTTATGGTGATCGGAGTTGGGCCGAGAGAAGCGGTGGTGAGACGAGAGAGATTTGGGCAGCAGCTGCTTCTTGTGACGTGAGGAGCGCCTGCTCCCGCCGCTGTAGTCTTCGATAAAGCCCGAATCGTCGCCCTCGTTGGCAACGGATCCGCTGAGGCAGTTGATGAACACATTACGATTGGTCGTAGAGGAAGAGGAGGCTGGCGCTTTGTCAAAATCTTCAGTCTGAGAACGTGTGATTTTCTTATGCTTGCTGCTTCCAAAGCCGAAGGAGTGGCGCGACTTCGGCTGCGCGCTCCCGTCGTTCGAACCCGCCGATGTCGTCTGGTTGTTCCCGTTGGCGTCGGTGGTCTGCGCCGGCGGCGGCGTGAGGTTCAAGTTGACCGGCTGCACACGCGGGTGGCTGTTTCGCTTGGCTGAGAAGTTGAGTGAGGGCGCGCGAAAGAGGCTCCGACGTTTGCCGGTGCTCCCGGAGCTGGAGTTGGTGCTGGAGGGCGAGGAAGTGTGAACACAGTTACCGCCCGACGACGGCGACGAGGGCAAAGACTCCTGCCGCTTGCTGTTGCTCCGACGGAAGATTGGTAGGCGAGAAACAAGCGTGGAGCGACGCGAGCCTGATTCCCCCATCGATAAGTTGACGGGGTGGGGCAGTCTGGGGAAGACACAGAAGGAAGAAGCCGCACGTTACACATTGCAACATTTTAATAGTTTGGGTTAAGATCAGGAGTGTCAAATTCAAATACAGATTGGgcaaaaatttaaaactgaacaaagccgagggccaaggCTGACCaaaaatttaccttttaatagggacccaaacaagttttgcattgaatattgaaaaagcaaggcttatataactttatagtgacatgctaaatagaattttaaataataataataataataaaatggcatatcaaatcaaatttaaataaaaatcgattgcctcttttctatttgcagccttctgagataatgatcaaactattttttttccacaagctaataatacagttcaaaataaaataatgaatgaatcaaacattcaagccttcaAATAGcaggagaaaatgcatgaataaaacattacattttgctcattttgctacactttaaatgggttacacttgcatagcggttttctaccttcaaggtaccgcatttttcggagaataagtcgctccggagtataagtcgcacctgctgaaaatgcataataaagaagggaaaaacatatataagtcgcactggagtataagtcgcattttttgggtaaatttattcgataaaacccaacaccaagaatagacatttgaaaggcaatttaaaataaataaagaatagtgaacaacaagctgaataagtgtatgttatacgacgcataaataaccaacttagaaggtgcctggtatgttaacgtaacatattatggtaagagtcattcaaataactataacatatagaacatgctatacgtttaccaaacaatctgtcactcctaattgctaaatcccatgaaatcttatacatctagtctcttacgtgaatgagctaaataatattatttgatattttacggtaatgtgttaataatttcacacataagtcgctcctgagtataagtcgcacccccggccaaactattaaaaaactgtgacttatagaccgaaaaatgcggtactcaaagcgctttgacactatttccacattcacccattcacaaacacattcacacactgatggcgggagctgccatgcaaggccctaaccatgacccatcaggagcaagggtgaagtgtcttggtcaagCACACattggacgtgacaaggttggcagaaggtggggattgaaccagcaaccctcaggttgctggcacggacactctcccaaccgcaccataCCGTCCCCGTCAACGTTAAGACAAGAATGGCACATTCAAGCCAATAGATTACTTTCTGACTTCGGCAACACACAGATGACAATCTGAAATGAAAGCATACTCAGAAATGAAACAAGACATCATCTATACTTGAATTGTACGGTTAAATATCACCATAGTagaccataccaatattttgttgcGATCATGTTCAAAACTGCAAGGAATTATCCGACTTATAAGACATTTAACCTCAGAGTGAAATTAATGTAAGTCCTCAAAACCAAAAGTGATCTTCCACAAAGGTTTAATAGAGGCAACCGGACTGGTTTTGTTCGTTGAATCGTTTCAACTTTCGTCCAAAAGGCTTCTTTAGCTCTAATCACTAAGTGTGGGGTTTCCAAATGTATGAACCCAGGTGGGTGTGTCCCCTGGGGGTGGTCACAATagggttgttattgttgttgatgATGAAGAGGTTATCTGACGAGGCAAACAAGAAGAGTCCAGTTGCCTCCATTCAACTTTTGTGGATTATTATGACTTGGATGACTGCAAAGCTACACagactaaggctgggcgatatggcctttttttaatatctcaatatttttaggccatgtcatgatacacgatatatatctcgatattttgccttagccctgaaggaacacttgatgcatataatcacagcagtatgaggattctatgtgtctacattaaaacattattgtttatactgcattagtatatgctcattttaaacgttcatgcagagagggaaattacaactaagtcaattgaccaaaagcagtggcacaaacattcatgtcatttcaaaactgaaagagcaagattgtcagagacattttaaaacaagttatgagtgcacttttgtgcatgatgtcactaagatgacatatcaaaacaacactaaattaaagtgcactttttgtacaaaacgccactacaatagcttaaaacaaataaagtgcacttttgtgcataatggcacacaagatatttcaataactgtcaaataaaaataagctgcattataggaaatcaaatagtgtatgtccttcgctatgtggtaggttactacggattttatctccttctgttgttgactatttttttttccatacagtGTGGATGTGAAAATgattgcctctgcattttgttggtggggTTACCGGCCTGTGATGCTGACATgaggagtttcaagcactcttcattctctaggaggtgacttttcaaattatgctacatattagcaggaatgctactttttgtagcaacacttttgccccacacttgacaaattacggttgtctgtttgacatattcccgcttgaagtcaTACCACCGCCAGacgctgctgtttttcttgggaattaattattccttcatttgttaccagattcgcaccttctttttctcgtattactactcgcaccacagctaatgttacccatgcggctacctctctgctcggcgagggcgtatacgtatgtgacgtatgtaagaaggtgcgcttattttatgtctctttgagaaggagagacaacaaagagtgagaagagcctgtagtgtaatgtcaacagctaaaagcaactgtgtgagaacgtatactcgaatatcacgatatagtcaatttctatatcgcagagacaaacccgcgatatatcgagtatatcgatatatcgcccagccctaacacaGACCTACTTGTTTTACTGAATAACTTAATATAAATGACATCAACAAACAAGAGTCTCTACTATTTTTGACACATTTCAAGAGAGATTATGATTTTAAGTGGCACGTTTGCTAGTTTGACTCTCTAGATGTCGTCTTGGATAACGGCTTAATGAAGATTCTGCCATCTATCCTACTAAATGGACATCAATCTTTTTAATTGATGCAGTCTTCACTGTAGTGCCCTAGAAATTAAACACAATATGAGTTGAGTtgtgtttgagtttatttggaacatgaaagcatacaacatgatacatcacactttccagtttctcttttcaacatgttcgaaaaggagtaggaagaaacagagcttatttaatcctaccccttttcttttacataacagttgctaaaacttttgttcacttcctgttctcaatttattcataaTATACTCcatatcacaataaaaataaataataattggtgaagtaagttatatttcatatgatgagatcagtaagattattttgagaatgaaagaatggatggatgaaatatattCAGAATgcttatcatggttcttcttccttgtactttgtaaacactttaagtttgaagagtttcttgaagtggatcatattagtacatttgcTTAATCTATGcttaatctattccataattCAGATATACTGAATGTCTTAAGTGTTGTAAgtacgtacaaatgttttaaattacatttttctctaagattatatttctcctctttttttgagaagaattgtatattcttgggtagcaggtgtTAGTGTGCCTTGTgtataattttttgcaaattcaccatgttgtggaatttcagtatctttgattcaataaataaaaaaacttgtatgttctctacatccaacattatCTTTTtcgtaacaccgttagtgaatgaagtgtacttttgtaattatttccccatatttctacacagtaactcagacaTGGTAACAccagtgagcagtagagaatataaagtgatttttggtccagaacacgttttactttattcattattgacatgattcttgctactttatgttgcatattttttacatgagatttccagttaaatTTTGGAGAATGAGAATTTACAAGCTAACGGTCAAAGAAACGGTATGAAATAAAATGTAATCTCATTTTTCTGACAAAAACTCCTAAACAGATCTTCAAACGGAAACATTAAAGGTCTCTTGCTTGGCCCAGATCTACCTCACGCTCACGGAGACACAGCCACGTGGATTTAGCTTTAATCccaataacagacagacagacaaacaaaGGGCACCAAACATTACCTCTGCGGGTTACTGTCAACATTCCGCGGTAATAATTAGCTGACAGGCAAGCCCAAAAGAAgtttcacaaaaaacaaaaatgctgacaaaatcacttactgtaaataaaaaacactATCACATACAGTGGTGGAAAGACACAGTTTACAACGGAATTCTCATATTTTGAATACTCACAGTTTCATTATTAGCATTCTCGACGTCGTCCCTCCGTGATTTAGTGCAATGTTCACGTATCTTCTTTCGGAGCAACTgaagtgttttgtttttgatCTCGCTGTAATAAGCTTACATTAACTCCCTGCACTGAGGTAGCTTGTCAAGTGCGGCGCCTCCTTCAGCGCACATTTGATCAAGCCTCTTTCGTACAAACCAAAGCGAGAGCCTGCGCACGACACAAGCGCTCAGATAACCATGAGGAAGCATCTAAGGTACTCTgatcatacgtcctcttttcctcagacatatcctcttttgcgggactgtctggggtgtccgggcggggtttcttaaatgactcaaatgtccggcgttttgtatcaaggttgcgtgtatttccaatgtacgtacatggtggaggaggggttaaaaaaatattttaaaatgtgaagGTAAGCGCACGCACCAAGAGTCgagagggaggggcagagacaaagAGAGTTAGAGTGCAAGGTGGTGAGTGGCTTGTctatcaaggcatacttggtcaacagccatacaggtcacactgaggggggccgtataaacaactttaacactgttacaaatatgcaccacactgtgaacccacaccaaacaagaatgacaaacacatttcagaataacatctgcactgtaacacaacagaacaaatacccagaatcccttgtagcactaactaaAAACAAGatgacattaaaaaaactaaaacattttgaaatgaggaatcgatctgaagttgatgtagactccagagatttaagcgttaaatataaaatgtatgtatgccctggcacaccattatcatcatttcatgacccaagcaaaacactttttacacttttatacggaaataaatacacctacaacttattaaataaaaacatagaaaaaactaccagcagcggtaaagtttcgATCCAAGAAGGAAATAAGAAAGTGAAtgacgaaagggaataagcggtagaaaatggatggatggatgaatgtttagaactaaatacattttacatatgcatacaaatttgacATCTTATTATATTATTTCTTttgatgaattaagtaacgtttatgacaacctttttccaaaacacagtatataatgtgagatataacaggacaatgcatacctttatcatttcttttcaaaacgcttacaaaaaactggtatcccaaaaatttactgcgggaccccatttttatgacttgatggggtccatgggaccccattttaaaaattcctagagccaacactgctgtcaacaaatgagaaaaaaatgctttatttaaataaatatattgtttataaagaaagttcaagtatcattggcaaatttacACCTTTTGGCACGCATATACGTGTCCTCTTtatgggatttcacaatatggtcagcctaatctAAGGTCAGCTCATGTCGTCTTACTAAAGTTTTGAATCGAC harbors:
- the ccser1 gene encoding serine-rich coiled-coil domain-containing protein 1 isoform X1, encoding MLIMKLLPHPVNLSMGESGSRRSTLVSRLPIFRRSNSKRQESLPSSPSSGGNCVHTSSPSSTNSSSGSTGKRRSLFRAPSLNFSAKRNSHPRVQPVNLNLTPPPAQTTDANGNNQTTSAGSNDGSAQPKSRHSFGFGSSKHKKITRSQTEDFDKAPASSSSTTNRNVFINCLSGSVANEGDDSGFIEDYSGGSRRSSRHKKQLLPKSLSSHHRFSRPNSDHHKLPEDNLECPSLNTTTTIKAGGLTPGSWPGDIAMESSLQSPMVSEDRTTAITPSEFVPITEDSGSEVEALPAPSPRPTFVSGPATAPSEGPPAPQTFSGTVSSSQVFFTPAESSKEKPLLPDTSTGNNTDYETAISLSEPETAVPCVPPQEQLPDEMKERAEEREQARNETSAAAATGKNPTGDKKAGCRVETTCESEAGVLSLSEACHSYPEQAERRTRNTLLVQERGSFCGYHEPRSCHLRKPHTASLCSSVSPYHEVMRLERRLRSSSEGAGGPRVHGNAPGVEGCSLLKHRNNSSSSKLGSLEVLNNLGSSELDEDDLMLDLDLSDDQRHRHVSREDSSQSLASCLNLLPSSIDPSGDRILGKDYFHREPRRPTSLLPADSSNSAMLSGKDDEHLPSGAETLPLRLMQQDCTAVKTLLLRLRHTLQESTETSPASSLQSLPISPCSEKSLPFKDWSREEALLQQLKEKDELILRLQSELESAKAALKMKDGHATDRATQTEHMGPEANNHAGRWSGSGSSSLAQKERRVARAGAPPPQPPAGDLTSAHPPRYAHSEPPASARDETPPALPRANPWPAVPSFTSRVSSSSESLTPGGSTGPRRGEHHPPSHIPRAFGSRSSSSSSSSASSSSSSSPFTGRLGQPPRGPLSLHSFSRKNVFLQHSLHTAELQALTQRDT
- the ccser1 gene encoding serine-rich coiled-coil domain-containing protein 1 isoform X3, coding for MLIMKLLPHPVNLSMGESGSRRSTLVSRLPIFRRSNSKRQESLPSSPSSGGNCVHTSSPSSTNSSSGSTGKRRSLFRAPSLNFSAKRNSHPRVQPVNLNLTPPPAQTTDANGNNQTTSAGSNDGSAQPKSRHSFGFGSSKHKKITRSQTEDFDKAPASSSSTTNRNVFINCLSGSVANEGDDSGFIEDYSGGSRRSSRHKKQLLPKSLSSHHRFSRPNSDHHKLPEDNLECPSLNTTTTIKAGGLTPGSWPGDIAMESSLQSPMVSEDRTTAITPSEFVPITEDSGSEVEALPAPSPRPTFVSGPATAPSEGPPAPQTFSGTVSSSQVFFTPAESSKEKPLLPDTSTGNNTDYETAISLSEPETAVPCVPPQEQLPDEMKERAEEREQARNETSAAAATGKNPTGDKKAGCRVETTCESEAGVLSLSEACHSYPEQAERRTRNTLLVQERGSFCGYHEPRSCHLRKPHTASLCSSVSPYHEVMRLERRLRSSSEGAGGPRVHGNAPGVEGCSLLKHRNNSSSSKLGSLEVLNNLGSSELDEDDLMLDLDLSDDQRHRHVSREDSSQSLASCLNLLPSSIDPSGDRILGKDYFHREPRRPTSLLPADSSNSAMLSGKDDEHLPSGAETLPLRLMQQDCTAVKTLLLRLRHTLQESTETSPASSLQSLPISPCSEKSLPFKDWSREEALLQQLKEKDELILRLQSELESAKAALKMKDGHATDRATQTEHMGPEGIKAHGSATLSSRRQLSQQPCRPVVRIRQQQPGTKGAKGGTGRGAAPPATRRGPH
- the ccser1 gene encoding serine-rich coiled-coil domain-containing protein 1 isoform X4 yields the protein MLIMKLLPHPVNLSMGESGSRRSTLVSRLPIFRRSNSKRQESLPSSPSSGGNCVHTSSPSSTNSSSGSTGKRRSLFRAPSLNFSAKRNSHPRVQPVNLNLTPPPAQTTDANGNNQTTSAGSNDGSAQPKSRHSFGFGSSKHKKITRSQTEDFDKAPASSSSTTNRNVFINCLSGSVANEGDDSGFIEDYSGGSRRSSRHKKQLLPKSLSSHHRFSRPNSDHHKLPEDNLECPSLNTTTTIKAGGLTPGSWPGDIAMESSLQSPMVSEDRTTAITPSEFVPITEDSGSEVEALPAPSPRPTFVSGPATAPSEGPPAPQTFSGTVSSSQVFFTPAESSKEKPLLPDTSTGNNTDYETAISLSEPETAVPCVPPQEQLPDEMKERAEEREQARNETSAAAATGKNPTGDKKAGCRVETTCESEAGVLSLSEACHSYPEQAERRTRNTLLVQERGSFCGYHEPRSCHLRKPHTASLCSSVSPYHEVMRLERRLRSSSEGAGGPRVHGNAPGVEGCSLLKHRNNSSSSKLGSLEVLNNLGSSELDEDDLMLDLDLSDDQRHRHVSREDSSQSLASCLNLLPSSIDPSGDRILGKDYFHREPRRPTSLLPADSSNSAMLSGKDDEHLPSGAETLPLRLMQQDCTAVKTLLLRLRHTLQESTETSPASSLQSLPISPCSEKSLPFKDWSREEALLQQLKEKDELILRLQSELESAKAALKMKDGHATDRATQTEHMGPEGIKAHGSATLSSRRQLISSMV